A region of Nocardioides alkalitolerans DNA encodes the following proteins:
- the pdxS gene encoding pyridoxal 5'-phosphate synthase lyase subunit PdxS produces the protein MTSTENGSTPSSTGTSRVKRGMAEMLKGGVIMDVVTPEQARIAEDAGAVAVMALERVPADIRAQGGVSRMSDPDMIDGIISAVSIPVMAKARIGHFAEAQVLQSLGVDYIDESEVLTPADYANHIDKWQFTVPFVCGATNLGEALRRITEGAAMIRSKGEAGTGDVSNAVMHMRTIGGEIRRLGALSPDELYVAAKELAAPYELVAEVAAAGKLPVVLFTAGGIATPADAAMMMQLGAEGVFVGSGIFKSGNPAQRAEAIVKATTFHDDPDVVAKVSRGLGEAMVGINVEEIPQPHRLAERGW, from the coding sequence ATGACGAGCACGGAGAACGGCAGCACCCCGTCGAGCACCGGCACCTCCCGCGTGAAGCGGGGCATGGCGGAGATGCTCAAGGGTGGCGTGATCATGGACGTGGTCACGCCGGAGCAGGCGAGGATCGCCGAGGACGCGGGCGCGGTGGCGGTGATGGCGCTGGAGCGCGTGCCGGCCGACATCCGTGCGCAGGGCGGGGTCTCGCGGATGAGCGACCCCGACATGATCGACGGGATCATCTCCGCGGTCTCGATCCCGGTGATGGCCAAGGCCCGGATCGGTCACTTCGCCGAGGCGCAGGTGCTGCAGTCGCTCGGGGTGGACTACATCGACGAGTCCGAGGTGCTGACCCCGGCGGACTACGCGAACCACATCGACAAGTGGCAGTTCACGGTGCCGTTCGTGTGCGGGGCGACGAACCTGGGCGAGGCGCTGCGGCGGATCACCGAGGGCGCGGCCATGATCCGCTCGAAGGGCGAGGCCGGCACGGGTGATGTGTCCAACGCGGTGATGCACATGCGCACGATCGGCGGCGAGATCCGGCGGCTGGGTGCGTTGAGCCCGGACGAGCTGTACGTCGCGGCGAAGGAGCTGGCGGCGCCGTACGAGCTGGTGGCGGAGGTCGCGGCGGCGGGCAAGCTGCCGGTGGTGCTGTTCACCGCGGGTGGGATCGCGACCCCGGCGGACGCGGCGATGATGATGCAGCTGGGCGCGGAGGGCGTGTTCGTGGGCTCGGGGATCTTCAAGTCGGGCAACCCGGCGCAGCGGGCCGAGGCGATCGTGAAGGCGACGACGTTCCACGACGACCCGGACGTGGTCGCGAAGGTGTCGCGCGGGTTGGGTGAGGCGATGGTCGGGATCAACGTCGAGGAGATCCCGCAGCCCCACCGCCTCGCCGAGCGCGGTTGGTGA
- a CDS encoding diiron oxygenase yields MSAQAHELHPIDGGDTSADAAETRSRLELIDWNEPEVPEGLTDAEYDEVLHRLSVASVERHFDAFADIDWDHPDFEVRADDPRWVLPDVDPVGRHPWYKALPLEEQIRVGQWRYANIFKVGLQFENILIRGIMQYVFTVENGSKEYRYLTHEATEECHHTQMFQEGVNRMGVDAPGMPRWLRAVAWALPLAASKVPLAFFIGVLAGEEPIDHTQKALLREDVEVHPMIKRIMQIHVAEEARHISFAHEYVKRNAPRIGPVDRFLVSVAFPVIMRVLGDAILVPVKEFQQEFAIPDEVIDELFWESPASKEFLSELFSDVRMLAEESGLMTRFSRRIWRALGIDGRPSRYRSEPAVKFA; encoded by the coding sequence ATGTCCGCCCAGGCCCACGAGCTGCACCCGATCGACGGTGGTGACACCTCCGCCGACGCCGCCGAGACCCGGTCCCGGCTCGAGCTCATCGACTGGAACGAGCCGGAGGTGCCCGAGGGCCTGACCGACGCGGAGTACGACGAGGTGCTGCACCGCCTCTCGGTCGCCTCGGTCGAGCGTCACTTCGACGCGTTCGCGGACATCGACTGGGACCACCCCGACTTCGAGGTGCGCGCCGACGACCCGCGCTGGGTGCTGCCGGACGTCGACCCGGTGGGTCGTCACCCCTGGTACAAGGCGCTGCCGCTCGAGGAGCAGATCCGCGTCGGTCAGTGGCGCTACGCCAACATCTTCAAGGTCGGCCTGCAGTTCGAGAACATCCTCATCCGCGGGATCATGCAGTACGTCTTCACCGTCGAGAACGGCTCGAAGGAGTACCGGTACCTCACGCACGAGGCGACCGAGGAGTGCCACCACACGCAGATGTTCCAGGAGGGCGTGAACCGGATGGGCGTCGACGCCCCCGGCATGCCCCGCTGGCTCCGCGCGGTGGCGTGGGCGCTGCCCCTGGCCGCGAGCAAGGTCCCCCTGGCCTTCTTCATCGGCGTGCTCGCGGGCGAGGAGCCCATCGACCACACGCAGAAGGCACTGCTGCGCGAGGACGTCGAGGTCCACCCGATGATCAAGCGCATCATGCAGATCCACGTGGCGGAGGAGGCGCGCCACATCTCCTTCGCCCACGAGTACGTCAAGCGCAACGCCCCCCGCATCGGCCCGGTCGACCGCTTCCTCGTCTCCGTGGCCTTCCCCGTCATCATGCGCGTGCTCGGTGACGCGATCCTGGTGCCGGTGAAGGAGTTCCAGCAGGAGTTCGCCATCCCCGACGAGGTCATCGACGAGCTGTTCTGGGAGTCGCCCGCGTCGAAGGAGTTCCTCAGCGAGCTGTTCTCCGACGTGCGGATGCTCGCCGAGGAGTCCGGTCTCATGACGCGGTTCTCGCGCCGCATCTGGCGTGCGCTCGGCATCGACGGCCGCCCCTCGCGCTACCGCAGCGAGCCGGCCGTCAAGTTCGCCTGA
- a CDS encoding catalase, which yields MDPSKPVAKAAQKLEEAAERLLPDTPHVPGVPSSTTPTIEEPTDPAGTTHPPAPKPDQGTPAPVSPTGVPVSGDPLDSAQQGRWLTTATGVRVHDTDHSLKAGRRGPTLLQDHHLREKLMHFDHERIPERVVHARGAAAHGRFTGYGTAASICHASVFDEGKETPVFVRFSTVLGSRGSADTVRDTRGFATKFYTDEGIWDLVGNNIPVFFIQDGIKFPDVIHAGKPHPDREIPQAQSAHDTFWDFVSLHTEAQHHTIWNMSDRGIPRSYRMMEGFGVHTFRCTNAEGVTNLVKFHWKPKLGVHSLTWEEAQMLGGFDPDFHRRDLYDAIESGAHPEWELGVQVFPDTPDQMFEGIDLLDSTKLVPEELAAVQPIGRLVLDANPTNFFAEVEQVAFHTGHLVPGIDATDDPLLQARNFSYLDTQLSRLGGPNFNQLPINRPHAPVNDMLRDGMHQTAVHGGAAPYRPNSLDGGCPFHATTDQSDPATRAFVEAAVTVAEGRKVRDQPASYDDHFSQTRLFWLSLSPVEREHVVRAYTFELGKCYEQAIKERQLLALAQVDADLCAQVAAGLGLEVPTTSEPIPEAAPSPALSQLGATWPVEGRMIGIVVGAGSDARDVEVLRDAVLADGNVPLLIGPHGGEVAGATVQRTFATARSVEFDALVLTDAPVPGPDVPPSPTGRTPDVDPRVTLLVEEVFRHAKAIATVGRGAEVLPAADVPRDVPAVLTDLEAGAVWPALTELLATHRAWERFPVAVG from the coding sequence GTGGACCCGTCCAAGCCCGTCGCCAAGGCCGCCCAGAAGCTCGAGGAGGCCGCCGAGCGGCTGCTCCCCGACACGCCCCACGTGCCGGGTGTCCCGTCCAGCACCACCCCGACGATCGAGGAACCGACCGACCCCGCCGGCACCACGCACCCGCCTGCGCCCAAGCCCGACCAGGGCACGCCCGCGCCCGTGTCGCCGACCGGTGTGCCGGTCAGCGGTGACCCGCTCGACAGCGCGCAGCAGGGGCGCTGGCTGACGACCGCGACCGGCGTCCGGGTCCACGACACCGATCACTCGCTCAAGGCGGGGCGCCGCGGTCCGACGCTCCTGCAGGACCACCACCTGCGCGAGAAGCTCATGCACTTCGACCACGAGCGCATCCCCGAGCGCGTCGTCCACGCGCGGGGTGCTGCGGCGCACGGCCGCTTCACCGGCTACGGCACGGCGGCCTCGATCTGCCACGCGAGCGTGTTCGACGAGGGCAAGGAGACCCCGGTCTTCGTGCGCTTCTCGACCGTCCTCGGCTCGCGCGGCTCCGCCGACACGGTGCGCGACACCCGCGGCTTCGCGACGAAGTTCTACACCGACGAGGGCATCTGGGACCTCGTCGGCAACAACATCCCCGTCTTCTTCATCCAGGACGGCATCAAGTTCCCGGACGTCATCCACGCCGGCAAGCCGCACCCGGACCGCGAGATCCCGCAGGCCCAGAGCGCGCACGACACCTTCTGGGACTTCGTGTCGCTGCACACCGAGGCCCAGCACCACACGATCTGGAACATGTCGGACCGCGGCATCCCGCGCTCCTACCGGATGATGGAGGGCTTCGGCGTCCACACGTTCCGGTGCACCAACGCCGAGGGCGTCACGAACCTCGTGAAGTTCCACTGGAAGCCGAAGCTCGGCGTGCACTCCCTGACGTGGGAGGAGGCGCAGATGCTCGGTGGCTTCGACCCCGACTTCCACCGGCGGGACCTCTACGACGCGATCGAGTCGGGCGCCCACCCCGAGTGGGAGCTCGGCGTGCAGGTCTTCCCCGACACCCCCGACCAGATGTTCGAGGGCATCGACCTGCTCGACTCGACGAAGCTGGTGCCCGAGGAGCTCGCCGCCGTGCAGCCCATCGGCCGGCTCGTGCTCGACGCCAACCCGACGAACTTCTTCGCCGAGGTCGAGCAGGTGGCGTTCCACACCGGTCACCTGGTGCCCGGCATCGACGCCACCGACGACCCGCTGCTGCAGGCGCGCAACTTCTCCTACCTCGACACGCAGCTCAGCCGGCTGGGCGGCCCGAACTTCAACCAGCTGCCGATCAACCGGCCGCACGCGCCGGTCAACGACATGCTGCGCGACGGGATGCACCAGACGGCCGTGCACGGGGGAGCCGCGCCGTACCGGCCCAACTCGCTCGACGGCGGCTGCCCCTTCCACGCCACGACCGACCAGAGCGACCCCGCGACGCGCGCGTTCGTCGAGGCCGCGGTCACCGTCGCCGAGGGGAGGAAGGTGCGCGACCAACCGGCGTCGTACGACGACCACTTCAGCCAGACCCGGCTCTTCTGGCTCAGCCTGAGCCCGGTGGAGCGGGAGCACGTCGTGCGGGCGTACACCTTCGAGCTGGGCAAGTGCTACGAGCAGGCGATCAAGGAGCGTCAGCTCCTCGCGCTCGCCCAGGTGGACGCCGACCTCTGCGCGCAGGTGGCCGCCGGGCTGGGGCTCGAGGTGCCGACCACCAGCGAGCCGATCCCCGAGGCGGCGCCGAGCCCGGCGCTCTCGCAGCTCGGCGCGACGTGGCCGGTCGAGGGCCGGATGATCGGCATCGTCGTCGGCGCGGGCTCCGATGCGCGCGACGTCGAGGTGCTGCGGGACGCCGTGCTCGCCGACGGCAACGTCCCGCTGCTCATCGGCCCCCACGGCGGCGAGGTCGCCGGCGCGACGGTGCAGCGCACCTTCGCGACGGCCCGTTCGGTGGAGTTCGACGCGCTCGTGCTCACCGACGCCCCGGTGCCGGGCCCGGACGTGCCGCCGTCGCCGACCGGCCGGACCCCCGACGTCGACCCGCGCGTGACGCTCTTGGTCGAGGAGGTCTTCCGGCACGCGAAGGCGATCGCGACCGTCGGGCGTGGCGCCGAGGTGCTCCCGGCGGCGGACGTGCCCCGCGACGTACCGGCCGTGCTCACCGACCTCGAGGCCGGCGCGGTCTGGCCCGCGCTCACCGAGCTGCTGGCCACGCACCGCGCCTGGGAGCGGTTCCCGGTCGCGGTGGGCTGA
- a CDS encoding FAD-dependent oxidoreductase, which produces MPHVVTRSCCGDASCVFACPVNCIHPTPDEPDFATAEMLYVDPVACVDCGACVSACPVGAIKPHTKLTDAELPFLEINQLFHTPPAPRPVQAPLRKIARTDPARGGLRVAIVGSGPAALYAADEVLKQDGARVTVVDRLPTPYGLARAGVAPDHPDTREVIGLFREIERQEGFAYVLGAEVGTDLTHEDLAAHHHAVLYATGASLDRRLGIPGEDLAGSGTATAFVAWYNGHPDHTTLDVPLDAERVVVVGNGNVALDVARILATDPERLAGTDIADHALEALRDSAVREVVLVARRGAGQAAYTLPEITGLAMRDDIDLVVEGGLRLDAETERRRAAGTLDRLLEQKLRVLEQLPEPRGAGRRRVVLRFGASPVRVLGEGAVTGVELVENDLLLDADGTVRAVPTDRTTLLEAGLVLRSVGYRGRPVAGVPFDAATATIPNAGGRVVDAAGAAVPGTYVAGWIKRGPSGFIGTNKSDAEETVAHLVDDFNAGALPDPAGAATSFAALVRQRVPGALDLDGWRAVDSYERAWGAEHGRPRRRLVDRAAMAEVVRVAAERREREELARARRGRSTPWRRSEGRAASGPVSPRL; this is translated from the coding sequence ATGCCCCACGTCGTGACCCGTTCTTGCTGCGGCGACGCCTCCTGCGTCTTCGCGTGCCCGGTCAACTGCATCCACCCCACGCCCGACGAGCCGGACTTCGCGACCGCCGAGATGCTCTACGTCGACCCGGTCGCCTGCGTCGACTGCGGCGCCTGCGTCTCGGCCTGCCCGGTCGGGGCGATCAAGCCGCACACGAAGCTCACCGACGCCGAGCTGCCGTTCCTCGAGATCAACCAGCTGTTCCACACGCCCCCGGCCCCGCGGCCGGTCCAGGCGCCGCTACGGAAGATCGCCCGCACGGATCCCGCGCGGGGTGGCCTGCGGGTCGCGATCGTGGGTTCCGGCCCGGCCGCGCTCTATGCCGCGGACGAGGTGCTCAAGCAGGACGGCGCCCGGGTCACCGTCGTGGACCGCCTCCCGACGCCGTACGGGCTGGCGCGGGCCGGTGTCGCGCCCGACCACCCCGACACGCGCGAGGTGATCGGGCTCTTCCGGGAGATCGAGCGCCAGGAGGGCTTCGCCTACGTGCTCGGCGCCGAGGTGGGCACCGACCTGACCCACGAGGACCTCGCGGCCCACCACCACGCGGTGCTCTACGCCACGGGCGCGTCCCTCGACCGACGCCTCGGGATCCCGGGGGAGGACCTCGCCGGCAGTGGCACGGCGACGGCGTTCGTGGCCTGGTACAACGGCCACCCCGACCACACCACCCTCGACGTGCCGCTCGACGCGGAGCGAGTCGTCGTCGTGGGCAACGGCAACGTCGCGCTCGACGTCGCGCGCATCCTGGCCACCGATCCCGAGCGCCTGGCCGGCACCGACATCGCCGACCACGCCCTCGAGGCCCTGCGCGACAGCGCGGTGCGCGAGGTCGTGCTGGTGGCGCGGCGCGGTGCCGGCCAGGCGGCGTACACGCTGCCCGAGATCACGGGTCTCGCCATGCGCGACGACATCGACCTGGTGGTCGAGGGCGGCCTGCGGCTCGACGCGGAGACCGAGCGGCGTCGGGCCGCGGGCACGCTCGACCGGCTCCTCGAGCAGAAGCTGCGGGTGCTCGAGCAGCTCCCGGAGCCCCGTGGCGCCGGCCGGCGTCGGGTGGTGCTCCGCTTCGGCGCGTCCCCCGTCCGCGTGCTGGGTGAGGGTGCGGTGACGGGGGTCGAGCTCGTCGAGAACGACCTGCTGCTCGACGCCGACGGCACGGTGCGCGCCGTCCCGACCGACCGCACCACCCTCCTCGAGGCGGGCCTCGTGCTCCGCTCGGTCGGCTACCGCGGCCGGCCCGTCGCCGGGGTGCCCTTCGACGCGGCGACGGCGACGATCCCCAACGCCGGCGGCCGGGTCGTCGACGCGGCGGGCGCCGCCGTGCCGGGGACGTACGTCGCCGGCTGGATCAAGCGGGGCCCGTCGGGCTTCATCGGCACCAACAAGAGCGACGCCGAGGAGACGGTCGCCCACCTGGTCGACGACTTCAACGCCGGTGCGCTGCCCGACCCGGCGGGGGCGGCGACGTCGTTCGCCGCGCTCGTGCGGCAGCGCGTGCCGGGCGCCCTCGACCTCGACGGCTGGCGTGCGGTCGACTCCTACGAGCGGGCGTGGGGGGCCGAGCACGGCCGGCCGCGGCGCCGCCTCGTCGACCGCGCCGCCATGGCCGAGGTGGTGCGGGTCGCCGCCGAGCGGCGCGAGCGCGAGGAGCTGGCGCGCGCCCGGCGGGGCCGCAGCACGCCGTGGCGCCGGTCCGAGGGACGGGCGGCGTCCGGACCGGTCAGCCCCCGGCTCTAG
- a CDS encoding CDP-alcohol phosphatidyltransferase family protein: MLERFRGFWTRLLSPVARFLIRCGVSPDAVTLVGTLGVCAGALVFFPQGHLLAGVLFITAFVFSDLIDGFMARETGRTSKFGAFLDSTLDRIGDGAIFGGLALYWAGPGDSDLYLVLSLVCLVMGSVTSYARARAEGLGYEAKVGIAERSDRLVSILVMTGLGALFDLPILQQVTLWALAAASTVTVVQRIWVVRQQALAEHDATAGGA; the protein is encoded by the coding sequence ATGCTCGAGCGCTTCCGCGGGTTCTGGACCCGCCTCCTCTCTCCCGTCGCCCGCTTCCTCATCCGCTGCGGGGTCAGCCCCGACGCGGTGACGCTCGTCGGCACCCTCGGTGTCTGCGCGGGTGCCCTCGTCTTCTTCCCGCAGGGCCACCTGCTGGCCGGCGTCCTCTTCATCACCGCCTTCGTCTTCTCCGACCTCATCGACGGCTTCATGGCGCGGGAGACGGGCCGCACCAGCAAGTTCGGTGCCTTCCTCGACTCCACGCTCGACCGCATCGGCGACGGCGCGATCTTCGGTGGTCTCGCCCTCTACTGGGCCGGCCCGGGCGACTCGGACCTCTACCTCGTGCTCAGCCTCGTCTGCCTCGTCATGGGCAGCGTGACGTCCTACGCCCGGGCGCGGGCCGAGGGCCTGGGATACGAGGCCAAGGTCGGCATCGCCGAGCGGAGCGACCGCCTGGTCTCGATCCTCGTCATGACCGGTCTGGGCGCGCTGTTCGACCTGCCGATCCTCCAGCAGGTCACGTTGTGGGCGCTGGCGGCGGCGAGCACCGTGACGGTCGTGCAGCGCATCTGGGTGGTCCGCCAGCAGGCCCTGGCCGAGCACGACGCGACGGCCGGAGGGGCGTGA
- a CDS encoding inositol monophosphatase → MSGTPDADDVRLAGALVREAGSLAARMRAEGVEGLGVEQKTSVSDVVTAADHAAEELVARRLSEERPADGVLGEEGVDEAGTSGRRWVVDPVDGTYNFLSGLSWWCSAVALLDGDDLVLGAIYHPHDDALYVGGPALPSTRDGVPIGPLRDVPLARTSMATYFAPGDLVAQAGAAFYRAAGSAAAVRMLGSGSMDATAVAQGRVGLVLQHSVPPWDELPGAALVRGAGGTTQRVRHEGLEWYAAGAPTAVAEACTALVGRVEG, encoded by the coding sequence GTGAGCGGGACACCTGACGCCGACGACGTCCGCCTCGCCGGGGCCCTCGTCCGCGAGGCCGGCTCGCTCGCGGCCCGGATGCGCGCCGAGGGCGTCGAGGGTCTCGGTGTCGAGCAGAAGACGTCGGTCTCGGACGTCGTGACCGCGGCCGACCACGCGGCGGAGGAGCTGGTCGCCCGCCGGCTGTCCGAGGAGCGCCCGGCCGACGGCGTGCTGGGGGAGGAAGGGGTCGACGAGGCCGGTACCAGCGGCCGACGCTGGGTCGTCGACCCGGTCGACGGCACCTACAACTTCCTCTCGGGCCTGTCCTGGTGGTGCTCCGCGGTGGCCCTGCTCGACGGTGACGACCTGGTGCTCGGCGCGATCTACCACCCCCACGACGACGCGCTCTACGTCGGCGGACCGGCCCTGCCCAGCACGCGCGACGGGGTGCCGATCGGGCCGCTCCGCGACGTACCCCTCGCCCGCACCAGCATGGCCACCTACTTCGCCCCGGGCGACCTGGTGGCGCAGGCGGGTGCGGCGTTCTACCGGGCGGCGGGCAGCGCCGCGGCCGTGCGGATGCTCGGCTCCGGCAGCATGGACGCCACCGCGGTCGCGCAGGGTCGGGTCGGGCTGGTGCTGCAGCACTCCGTGCCGCCGTGGGACGAGCTCCCCGGCGCCGCGCTCGTGCGGGGAGCGGGCGGCACGACGCAGCGGGTGCGCCACGAGGGCCTCGAGTGGTACGCCGCGGGGGCACCCACCGCGGTCGCGGAGGCCTGCACGGCCCTGGTGGGCCGGGTCGAGGGGTGA
- a CDS encoding HIT domain-containing protein, whose amino-acid sequence MTDPDGLMRLYTPYRMAYIAAGEPAAGAPDAAVEEAAPTSEPAGCPFCRMVAGTATGPDLVVADGATAFAVLNLYPYNPGHLMVLPRRHVADYVDLTDEETAEVAAMTKSAIRAIRAVATPDAFNVGLNLGSAAGGSLAAHLHQHVVPRWSGDANFMTVLAGTKTLPQLLGDTRDLLREAWRS is encoded by the coding sequence GTGACCGACCCCGACGGGTTGATGCGGCTCTACACGCCGTACCGGATGGCCTACATCGCCGCGGGCGAGCCCGCCGCGGGCGCTCCCGACGCCGCTGTCGAGGAGGCGGCGCCGACCAGCGAGCCGGCGGGCTGCCCCTTCTGCCGGATGGTCGCCGGCACGGCGACGGGTCCGGACCTCGTGGTCGCCGACGGCGCCACCGCGTTCGCGGTGCTCAACCTCTACCCCTACAACCCGGGCCACCTCATGGTGCTGCCGCGCCGGCACGTGGCCGACTACGTGGACCTCACCGACGAGGAGACCGCCGAGGTCGCCGCGATGACGAAGTCGGCGATCCGGGCCATCCGTGCGGTGGCGACGCCCGACGCGTTCAACGTGGGGCTCAACCTGGGGTCCGCGGCGGGCGGGTCGCTGGCCGCCCACCTGCACCAGCACGTGGTGCCCCGCTGGTCCGGCGACGCCAACTTCATGACGGTGCTGGCCGGCACGAAGACGCTGCCGCAGCTGCTGGGCGATACGCGGGACCTCCTGCGCGAGGCGTGGCGGTCGTGA
- the thrS gene encoding threonine--tRNA ligase, producing the protein MPDILITRIHADERGERRVTTGTKAWELFAEQPDVIAARVAGQLKDLAYELGDGDEVEAVEISSPDGLDILRHSTAHVLAQAVQQLFPEAKLGIGPPIRDGFYYDFDVETPFTPADLEKIESRMRKIVKENQRFSRRVTTDADALTELQDEPYKLELIALKGGGAAEDAAEGASVEVGGAELTIYDNIGRSGDVVWKDLCRGPHLPTTKRIPAFKLMRSAAAYWRGNEKNKQLQRVYGTAWESKEALEAHLHRLEEAERRDHRKLGRELDLFSFPDEIGSGLPVFHPKGGVIKRAMEDYVRQRHVEEGFEYVGTPHISKEGTFHLSGHLPYYADGMFPPMEFEGENYYLKAMNCPMHNLIFRSRGRSYRELPLRLFEFGHVYRYEKSGVIHGLTRVRGFAQDDSHSYCTPEQAPAEVKHLLDFMLGVLRDFGLEDFYLELSTRDESKPEKFVGTPEQWETATSVLERVATESGLQLVPDPGGAAFYGPKISIQAQDAIGRTWQMGTVQYDFNQPQGFDLTYTASDGSKQQPVMIHAAKFGSIERFLGVLVEHYAGAFPPWLAPVQVQAIPVAERHVDYLYDVAKRLKAAGIRVEVDDSDDRMQKKIRNAQLQKVPFMVIVGDADVEAGAVSFRYRNGDQDNGVPLDDAIQRVVDAVASRTQV; encoded by the coding sequence GTGCCCGACATCCTGATCACCCGCATCCACGCCGACGAGCGTGGGGAGCGGAGGGTCACGACGGGCACCAAGGCGTGGGAGCTCTTCGCCGAGCAGCCCGACGTCATCGCCGCCCGGGTCGCGGGCCAGCTCAAGGACCTCGCCTACGAGCTCGGCGACGGCGACGAGGTCGAGGCCGTCGAGATCTCCAGTCCGGACGGTCTCGACATCCTGCGGCACTCGACCGCCCACGTGCTCGCGCAGGCGGTCCAGCAGCTCTTCCCGGAGGCGAAGCTCGGCATCGGTCCGCCGATCCGCGACGGGTTCTACTACGACTTCGACGTCGAGACCCCGTTCACCCCCGCCGACCTCGAGAAGATCGAGTCGCGGATGCGGAAGATCGTCAAGGAGAACCAGCGGTTCTCCCGGCGCGTCACCACCGACGCCGACGCCCTCACCGAGCTGCAGGACGAGCCCTACAAGCTGGAGCTCATCGCGCTCAAGGGCGGAGGCGCGGCCGAGGACGCCGCCGAGGGCGCGAGCGTCGAGGTCGGCGGCGCCGAGCTGACGATCTACGACAACATCGGCCGCAGCGGCGACGTGGTCTGGAAGGACCTCTGCCGCGGCCCCCACCTGCCGACCACCAAGCGCATCCCGGCGTTCAAGCTGATGCGCTCGGCCGCGGCGTACTGGCGGGGCAACGAGAAGAACAAGCAGCTGCAGCGCGTCTACGGCACCGCGTGGGAGAGCAAGGAGGCCCTCGAGGCCCACCTGCACCGCCTCGAGGAGGCGGAGCGCCGCGACCACCGCAAGCTGGGCCGCGAGCTCGACCTGTTCAGCTTCCCCGACGAGATCGGCTCGGGCCTGCCCGTCTTCCACCCCAAGGGCGGCGTCATCAAGCGCGCCATGGAGGACTACGTCCGCCAGCGCCACGTCGAGGAGGGCTTCGAGTACGTGGGCACCCCCCACATCTCGAAGGAGGGCACGTTCCACCTGTCGGGCCACTTGCCCTACTACGCCGACGGCATGTTCCCGCCCATGGAGTTCGAGGGCGAGAACTACTACCTCAAGGCCATGAACTGCCCGATGCACAACCTGATCTTCCGCTCGCGCGGACGGTCCTACCGCGAGCTGCCGCTGCGGTTGTTCGAGTTCGGGCACGTCTACCGCTACGAGAAGTCGGGCGTCATCCACGGCCTCACCCGCGTGCGCGGCTTCGCGCAGGACGACTCGCACTCCTACTGCACCCCCGAGCAGGCGCCGGCGGAGGTCAAGCACCTCCTCGACTTCATGCTGGGCGTGCTGCGCGACTTCGGGCTCGAGGACTTCTACCTCGAGCTCTCGACGCGGGACGAGTCGAAGCCGGAGAAGTTCGTCGGCACCCCCGAGCAGTGGGAGACCGCGACGTCGGTGCTCGAGCGCGTCGCGACCGAGTCGGGTCTGCAGCTCGTCCCCGACCCCGGTGGCGCCGCGTTCTACGGCCCGAAGATCTCCATCCAGGCGCAGGACGCCATCGGCCGCACCTGGCAGATGGGCACGGTGCAGTACGACTTCAACCAGCCCCAGGGCTTCGACCTGACCTACACCGCCTCCGACGGCTCGAAGCAGCAGCCGGTGATGATCCACGCGGCGAAGTTCGGGTCGATCGAGCGGTTCCTCGGCGTGCTCGTGGAGCACTACGCCGGCGCCTTCCCGCCCTGGCTCGCCCCGGTCCAGGTGCAGGCGATCCCCGTCGCCGAGCGGCACGTGGACTACCTGTACGACGTGGCCAAGCGCCTCAAGGCCGCCGGCATCCGCGTCGAGGTGGACGACTCCGACGATCGGATGCAGAAGAAGATCCGCAACGCGCAGCTGCAGAAGGTGCCCTTCATGGTCATCGTCGGCGACGCGGACGTGGAGGCCGGCGCGGTGTCGTTCCGCTACCGCAACGGCGACCAGGACAACGGCGTGCCGCTCGACGACGCGATCCAGCGCGTCGTGGACGCGGTCGCGTCCCGCACCCAGGTCTGA
- a CDS encoding NADPH-dependent F420 reductase, with amino-acid sequence MTTLGLIGAGNIGSTLARLAVAAGYDVVLSNSRGPESLVDLVADIGNTARAGTVEQAAREGDVVVVTVPLKAYRDVPVAPLAGKVVLDTNNYYPERDGRIPELDDESTTTSELLQAHLPESHVVKVFNNIFYQHLLLLARPNGDPERSVLPIAGDDAEAKATATTVLDDLGYDAYDVGPLAEGWRYQRDLPAYAGLFVDDDDWANPHPSTVALLEEKLAAAKRYRDLA; translated from the coding sequence ATGACCACCTTGGGACTCATCGGAGCAGGCAACATCGGCAGCACGCTCGCGCGGCTGGCGGTCGCGGCGGGGTACGACGTCGTGCTCAGCAACAGCCGGGGACCGGAGTCGCTCGTCGACCTCGTCGCCGACATCGGCAACACGGCCCGCGCCGGGACGGTCGAGCAGGCGGCGCGGGAGGGCGACGTGGTCGTCGTGACCGTGCCGTTGAAGGCCTACCGCGACGTGCCGGTGGCGCCCCTCGCGGGGAAGGTCGTGCTCGACACGAACAACTACTACCCGGAGCGCGACGGCCGGATCCCCGAGCTCGACGACGAGAGCACCACCACGAGCGAGCTGCTCCAGGCGCACCTGCCGGAGTCGCACGTGGTGAAGGTCTTCAACAACATCTTCTACCAGCACCTCCTGCTGCTCGCGCGGCCGAACGGCGACCCCGAGCGCAGCGTGCTGCCCATCGCCGGCGACGACGCGGAGGCGAAGGCGACCGCGACGACGGTGCTCGACGACCTCGGCTACGACGCGTACGACGTGGGCCCGCTCGCCGAGGGCTGGCGCTACCAGCGCGACCTCCCTGCGTACGCCGGCCTCTTCGTCGACGACGACGACTGGGCCAACCCGCACCCGTCGACCGTCGCACTCCTCGAGGAGAAGCTCGCGGCGGCGAAGCGCTACCGCGACCTGGCCTGA